Proteins found in one Labrenzia sp. VG12 genomic segment:
- a CDS encoding Ldh family oxidoreductase, producing MEASERLSLTEATDLIRSAFEAAGVPGETALSVARALVAAEAEGQVGHGFSRVEDYFAQVRSGKIVADAEIGILEVGTTSLVADAGFGFAYPALDKVIERGAGIALEHGCCAMGITRSHHCGALSLQVEKLAMRGLVAIMVTNAPAAMAPFGGKAPVFGTNPIAFAAPRTGGAPLVVDLSLSRVARGKVMNAHKAGRPIPEGWAQDRDGNPTTDAGEALEGTMLPIGDAKGTALALMVEILATVMTGAALSTEASSFFSADGPPPGVGQFLIALKPQSPLFTERLEQLLVGIETMEGARLPGTRRLAATRAAEENGIEVPSRYVTGIRKLAAGNA from the coding sequence ATGGAAGCGAGCGAACGCCTGAGTCTCACCGAAGCGACGGACCTGATCCGCAGCGCTTTTGAAGCGGCCGGCGTTCCGGGCGAGACGGCGCTGTCCGTTGCCAGGGCGCTTGTTGCCGCCGAGGCCGAAGGACAGGTTGGCCACGGGTTCTCGCGGGTGGAGGACTATTTCGCGCAGGTCAGAAGCGGAAAGATCGTGGCGGATGCGGAAATCGGGATCCTGGAGGTCGGAACGACGAGCCTTGTGGCCGATGCCGGGTTCGGTTTTGCCTATCCCGCGCTCGACAAGGTGATTGAGAGGGGAGCCGGCATCGCCCTCGAACACGGGTGTTGTGCCATGGGCATCACCCGCTCCCACCATTGCGGCGCGCTGTCGCTTCAGGTGGAAAAACTGGCCATGAGGGGACTGGTTGCAATCATGGTCACCAATGCGCCCGCGGCCATGGCGCCCTTCGGCGGAAAGGCGCCGGTCTTCGGCACCAACCCGATTGCCTTTGCCGCACCGCGAACGGGTGGGGCGCCGCTGGTGGTCGATCTGTCATTGTCACGGGTCGCCCGCGGCAAGGTCATGAACGCCCACAAGGCCGGGCGTCCCATTCCCGAGGGCTGGGCGCAGGACAGGGACGGGAACCCGACCACCGATGCGGGCGAAGCGCTGGAAGGCACCATGTTGCCGATCGGCGACGCAAAAGGCACGGCGCTCGCCCTGATGGTGGAGATCCTGGCCACGGTGATGACGGGGGCAGCCCTGAGCACCGAGGCATCCTCTTTCTTTTCCGCGGACGGTCCGCCGCCGGGGGTAGGACAGTTCCTGATCGCGCTCAAACCGCAAAGCCCGCTTTTCACCGAGCGGCTGGAGCAGTTGCTGGTGGGCATCGAGACAATGGAGGGGGCACGGCTTCCGGGAACCAGACGTCTGGCGGCGACGCGCGCTGCCGAAGAGAACGGAATTGAAGTCCCGTCCCGCTATGTGACGGGAATTCGGAAGCTGGCGGCCGGAAACGCCTGA
- a CDS encoding zinc-binding dehydrogenase, giving the protein MKALVYTGPEAQSYRDVEDPVPAVGDALIQVAHTGICGSDMHAFLGHDDRRPAPLILGHEVAGTVLSGALAGKRVTVNPLVTCGTCEACRSGRDNLCPTRQIISMPPREGGFAERLAMPEGNLVVVPDHVSDAQAALAEPIACGWHAVRLARTALAGGAGENPAGARALVIGGGAIGLGAALSLKAQGISDVRLVEPNKERARYLAETCALNVLTPEEADDSGHYDLVIDGVGFAATRAAASDRAKPGGIIVHIGLGSAEGGLDIRRMTLQEITFIGTYTYTAQDFRDTAKAMFDGLLGPLDWVETRPLAEGQRAFSDLRSGQVAVPKILLTPDI; this is encoded by the coding sequence ATGAAGGCGCTTGTCTATACCGGGCCCGAGGCGCAGTCCTACCGGGACGTGGAAGATCCTGTTCCCGCGGTGGGGGATGCGCTCATCCAGGTGGCCCATACCGGGATCTGCGGATCGGACATGCATGCCTTTTTAGGGCATGACGACCGCCGCCCGGCACCGCTCATTCTGGGGCACGAAGTGGCCGGCACCGTTCTGTCCGGCGCGCTTGCCGGCAAACGGGTGACCGTCAATCCGCTCGTCACCTGTGGAACCTGCGAGGCCTGCCGGTCCGGCCGGGACAATCTGTGTCCGACCCGGCAGATCATATCGATGCCGCCGCGCGAAGGCGGCTTTGCAGAACGCCTGGCCATGCCGGAGGGCAATCTCGTGGTGGTGCCGGATCATGTATCGGATGCGCAGGCCGCCCTGGCAGAGCCGATTGCCTGCGGCTGGCATGCGGTCCGCCTGGCAAGGACGGCTTTGGCCGGCGGTGCGGGCGAAAACCCGGCCGGGGCGCGCGCCCTGGTGATCGGCGGCGGTGCCATCGGTCTGGGCGCGGCTCTTTCTCTCAAGGCCCAAGGCATCAGTGATGTCCGGCTGGTTGAGCCCAACAAGGAGCGCGCGCGCTATCTTGCCGAGACCTGCGCCCTTAATGTGCTGACACCGGAAGAAGCCGACGACAGCGGTCACTATGATCTGGTCATTGACGGGGTCGGGTTTGCCGCGACCCGCGCGGCTGCTTCTGATCGGGCCAAACCCGGCGGCATCATCGTGCATATCGGGCTCGGTTCCGCCGAGGGCGGGCTGGATATTCGCCGGATGACGCTGCAGGAAATCACCTTCATCGGCACCTACACCTATACCGCTCAGGATTTCCGCGACACGGCAAAGGCCATGTTCGACGGTCTTCTGGGCCCGCTCGACTGGGTCGAGACCCGGCCCCTTGCCGAGGGGCAACGCGCCTTCAGCGACCTGCGCTCCGGCCAGGTCGCGGTTCCCAAAATTCTACTCACACCGGATATTTAA
- a CDS encoding ABC transporter substrate-binding protein, producing MSSLRAICKVAFALTTISLLCDPVLAEDTPSDPVVLRTGQAEDGYLPFLFPMGAPRRGIYVEIAERISDLTGIEIEWGIYPATRGRYLFERCKLHLEFGVSPSWYSEEERANSLFSIPFMSHTDALAYAGPDKGLDNIAVEGQPVLAVLGYRYPTFDFDERFDVDSERTMIRMLTTGHAKLGILQKTVGQFLARDMGVEIAFAQDVQSTDLSLRIHNCAAEHLPALNKAIAELKSSGEIDRIVERYLEPKQAKISP from the coding sequence TTGTCCAGCTTACGCGCAATTTGCAAAGTCGCGTTTGCCCTGACAACAATCTCCTTGTTGTGCGATCCCGTCCTTGCCGAAGACACGCCTTCGGATCCGGTCGTGCTTCGCACCGGACAGGCCGAAGACGGATATCTGCCCTTCCTGTTTCCAATGGGAGCGCCTCGACGTGGTATCTATGTCGAGATTGCCGAGCGTATTTCCGATCTGACCGGAATTGAGATCGAGTGGGGGATTTATCCCGCAACCCGAGGCCGCTACCTGTTCGAGCGTTGCAAGCTACACCTTGAATTCGGCGTCTCTCCGTCCTGGTACTCTGAAGAAGAGCGCGCCAACTCTCTGTTTTCCATCCCGTTCATGTCGCACACCGATGCTCTGGCCTATGCAGGCCCGGACAAGGGACTGGACAATATTGCGGTAGAGGGACAACCCGTTCTGGCAGTGCTCGGCTATCGCTATCCCACCTTCGACTTCGACGAACGGTTTGACGTCGATTCAGAACGCACGATGATCAGGATGCTGACAACAGGACATGCCAAGCTGGGCATCCTGCAAAAGACCGTCGGCCAATTTCTGGCAAGGGACATGGGCGTCGAGATTGCCTTTGCTCAGGACGTCCAGTCGACGGACCTTTCCTTGCGCATTCACAACTGCGCTGCAGAGCATCTTCCGGCCCTGAACAAAGCCATTGCCGAACTGAAATCCAGCGGCGAGATCGACCGGATCGTTGAGCGGTACCTGGAACCCAAACAGGCAAAAATCAGTCCCTGA
- a CDS encoding universal stress protein encodes MYKHILIPVALDHETLIDRKLENARHLLGDGGKITLMTVLENIPGFVSEFVTMKIDNHLTGKIEAKLREAAGGDDAISCAVVTGKPGVQIAQYAEEKGIDLIIVGSHHPSAQDYFLGSTAARVVRRAGCSVFVVRD; translated from the coding sequence ATGTACAAGCATATCCTCATCCCGGTCGCGCTCGACCATGAAACGCTGATTGACCGCAAACTGGAAAATGCGCGGCATCTGCTTGGCGATGGCGGCAAGATCACCCTGATGACCGTGCTGGAGAATATTCCGGGCTTCGTCTCCGAATTCGTGACGATGAAGATCGACAATCACCTGACCGGCAAGATCGAAGCCAAACTGCGCGAAGCGGCCGGTGGCGATGACGCGATTTCCTGCGCTGTCGTGACCGGCAAGCCGGGCGTCCAGATTGCCCAATACGCGGAAGAAAAGGGCATCGACCTGATCATTGTCGGATCGCACCATCCGTCCGCTCAGGACTATTTTCTGGGATCGACCGCCGCGCGCGTTGTGCGCCGGGCAGGGTGCTCGGTATTCGTCGTCAGGGACTGA
- a CDS encoding TRAP transporter small permease, which yields MLRILHILDRNGERWLLLVFYVMLVLTMFVEVVRREVFAYSSIWGEEIVRYSFIYLAWVGAAAAVKERGHIRIDVLMQYVGPKVKALLYIFGDLVMAAVAVVAFYWSLETVLVSAKFGSVTHGLRISQVWFLMAVPFGFGLVLFRLAQSLLRDLRDFRDGRPVYEGDKLFD from the coding sequence ATGTTGAGAATTCTTCACATCCTGGACCGGAACGGCGAACGCTGGCTGCTGCTGGTCTTCTACGTCATGCTTGTCCTGACCATGTTCGTCGAAGTGGTTCGGCGCGAGGTCTTCGCCTATTCGTCCATCTGGGGTGAAGAGATCGTCCGCTATTCCTTCATCTACCTGGCCTGGGTCGGGGCCGCGGCGGCCGTCAAGGAACGCGGCCATATCCGCATCGACGTGCTCATGCAGTATGTCGGTCCCAAGGTGAAGGCGCTTCTTTACATCTTCGGCGATCTGGTGATGGCGGCCGTCGCGGTCGTGGCCTTTTACTGGTCTCTGGAAACGGTTCTTGTCTCCGCCAAGTTCGGCTCGGTCACCCATGGCCTCCGGATTTCCCAGGTCTGGTTCCTGATGGCGGTGCCCTTCGGCTTCGGCCTGGTGCTCTTCCGCCTCGCCCAGTCTCTCCTGCGCGATCTGCGCGACTTTCGTGACGGCCGGCCCGTCTACGAAGGCGACAAGCTGTTCGACTGA
- a CDS encoding UxaA family hydrolase, with amino-acid sequence MSEIPHLLVHEHADNVGVVVVEGLTAGTDMLCCVTHDNSTFRLTAGADVPIGHKIALKDLKDGDTAIKYGEDIGKIIADISKGGHVHTHNCKTKRW; translated from the coding sequence ATGTCCGAAATCCCTCATCTGCTGGTCCACGAACATGCCGACAATGTCGGTGTCGTCGTCGTGGAAGGCCTGACAGCCGGCACGGACATGCTGTGCTGCGTCACCCATGACAATTCGACCTTTCGCCTGACGGCGGGCGCCGATGTGCCGATCGGCCACAAGATCGCGCTCAAGGATCTGAAGGACGGCGACACGGCGATCAAATACGGCGAGGACATCGGCAAGATCATCGCCGACATTTCCAAGGGCGGCCATGTCCATACCCACAACTGCAAAACCAAGCGCTGGTAA
- the hisD gene encoding histidinol dehydrogenase, with protein sequence MSVEYLKKAVLTSKTDASETTKIVQEILDTIEAGGDEAALDYAAKFDKYEGDILLSDAAIEAAAAQVPDKLKRDIEFAHANVQRFAEAQKETCQDVEVEIIPGLVAGQKSIPVDTAGCYIPGGRYSHIASAIMTVTTAKVAGCRNIIACSPPRPGIGINPAIIYAAKVCGADKILAMGGVQGVAAMTFGLFGLPKANILVGPGNQFVAEAKRILFGRVGIDMIAGPTDSLILADGSADAEVVAADLVGQAEHGYNSPVWLVTDTRALAEEVMALVPKLIDDLPEVNRDNAAAAWRDYAEVILCDTREEMAATSDAYAPEHLTVQAQDLDWWKERLSCYGSLFLGEETTVAFGDKASGPNHVLPTSGAATYTGGLSVHKYMKIVTWQRATRDAAKPVAEATARISRLEGMEGHARTADIRLKKYFPDESFDLTADAGA encoded by the coding sequence ATGTCTGTGGAATATCTGAAGAAAGCGGTTCTGACCTCGAAGACCGACGCGTCCGAAACCACCAAGATCGTTCAGGAAATCCTCGATACGATCGAGGCCGGCGGCGATGAAGCGGCACTTGATTATGCGGCGAAGTTCGACAAGTACGAGGGCGACATTCTCCTCTCCGATGCAGCGATCGAGGCTGCCGCCGCGCAGGTTCCCGACAAGCTGAAGCGGGACATTGAATTCGCCCACGCCAATGTGCAGCGCTTTGCCGAGGCACAGAAGGAAACCTGCCAGGACGTCGAGGTCGAGATCATTCCGGGGCTTGTTGCCGGCCAGAAGAGCATCCCGGTCGATACGGCCGGATGCTATATTCCGGGCGGGCGGTACAGCCATATTGCCAGTGCGATCATGACCGTCACAACGGCCAAGGTTGCCGGGTGCCGGAACATCATCGCCTGTTCTCCGCCCCGTCCGGGGATCGGCATCAACCCGGCCATCATCTATGCCGCCAAGGTCTGCGGTGCGGACAAGATCCTCGCCATGGGCGGTGTCCAGGGCGTTGCGGCCATGACCTTCGGTCTTTTCGGCCTGCCCAAGGCCAACATCCTGGTCGGGCCGGGCAATCAGTTTGTTGCCGAGGCAAAACGCATCCTGTTCGGCCGCGTCGGCATCGACATGATCGCGGGACCGACGGACAGTCTGATCCTGGCGGACGGGTCCGCCGACGCCGAAGTGGTGGCTGCCGACCTCGTCGGCCAGGCCGAGCACGGCTACAACTCGCCGGTCTGGCTGGTGACCGACACGCGCGCGCTGGCCGAAGAGGTGATGGCACTGGTGCCGAAGCTGATCGACGATCTGCCGGAGGTGAACCGGGACAATGCCGCAGCGGCTTGGCGCGACTATGCCGAAGTCATCCTGTGCGACACGCGCGAGGAAATGGCTGCCACGTCCGATGCCTATGCGCCTGAACACCTGACCGTGCAGGCTCAGGATCTCGACTGGTGGAAGGAGCGTCTGTCCTGCTACGGCTCGCTGTTCCTGGGTGAAGAGACCACCGTGGCCTTCGGTGACAAGGCATCCGGCCCCAATCACGTGCTGCCGACTTCGGGCGCTGCCACCTATACCGGCGGCCTTTCGGTCCACAAATACATGAAGATCGTCACTTGGCAGCGGGCTACCCGCGATGCCGCCAAGCCGGTTGCCGAAGCCACGGCCCGGATCTCCAGGCTGGAAGGCATGGAGGGCCATGCGCGCACCGCGGATATCCGTCTGAAGAAGTATTTCCCGGACGAAAGTTTCGATCTGACCGCGGATGCCGGAGCCTGA
- a CDS encoding UxaA family hydrolase — MSSKYSNMTVQAFRRENGRVGVRNHVVILPVDDISNAACEAVANNVKGTMAIPHAYGRLQFGEDLELHFRTMIGTGANPNVAAVVVIGIEPGWTKRIADGIRETGKPVAEFSIEQNGDFETIRAASWKAKEFVHWSTELQREECSISELWVSTKCGESDTTTGLGSCPTVGNMYDKLLPEGITGFFGETSEITGAEHICQKRAINEEVGERWYKMWKAYQDDVIFAHQTDDLSDSQPTKGNIEGGLTTIEEKALGNLEKIGRTSQYIDILDPAEAPKSGKGLYFMDSSSAAAECVTLMAAGGAVIHTFPTGQGNVVGNPIVPVIKITANPRTVRTMSEHVDVDVSGILRREMTIDEAGDALIEMICRTANGRNTAAEALGHREFSMTKLYRSA, encoded by the coding sequence ATGTCATCCAAATATTCCAACATGACGGTGCAAGCCTTCCGGCGCGAGAATGGCCGCGTGGGCGTCAGAAACCACGTTGTCATCCTGCCGGTCGACGATATTTCAAACGCAGCCTGCGAAGCCGTTGCCAACAACGTCAAGGGCACGATGGCGATCCCGCATGCCTATGGACGGCTGCAGTTCGGCGAGGATCTCGAGCTGCATTTCCGCACCATGATCGGCACCGGCGCCAACCCGAATGTGGCCGCCGTTGTGGTCATCGGCATCGAGCCGGGCTGGACCAAGCGGATCGCCGACGGCATTCGCGAAACCGGCAAGCCGGTCGCCGAATTCTCCATCGAGCAAAACGGCGATTTCGAGACCATTCGGGCCGCTTCCTGGAAAGCCAAGGAATTCGTGCACTGGTCGACCGAGCTGCAGCGCGAGGAGTGCTCGATTTCAGAGCTCTGGGTCTCCACCAAATGCGGCGAAAGCGACACGACCACCGGTCTTGGTTCGTGCCCGACTGTCGGCAACATGTATGACAAGCTCCTGCCGGAAGGCATCACCGGCTTTTTCGGCGAAACCTCGGAGATCACCGGCGCGGAACATATCTGCCAGAAACGCGCGATCAACGAGGAGGTTGGCGAGCGCTGGTACAAGATGTGGAAGGCCTATCAGGACGATGTCATCTTCGCGCACCAGACCGACGACCTGTCCGACAGTCAGCCGACCAAGGGCAATATCGAAGGCGGGCTGACCACCATTGAGGAAAAGGCCCTCGGCAATTTGGAGAAGATCGGCCGGACGTCTCAGTATATCGACATCCTGGACCCGGCGGAGGCCCCGAAATCCGGCAAGGGGCTCTATTTCATGGATTCCTCTTCCGCCGCCGCTGAGTGCGTGACCCTGATGGCCGCCGGTGGTGCCGTCATCCACACCTTCCCGACCGGGCAGGGCAATGTGGTCGGCAACCCGATTGTGCCGGTCATCAAGATCACCGCCAACCCGCGGACCGTGCGCACGATGTCGGAACATGTGGACGTGGATGTCTCCGGCATTCTGCGCCGTGAAATGACCATTGACGAAGCAGGCGACGCTCTGATCGAAATGATCTGCCGCACGGCCAATGGCCGCAATACCGCGGCCGAGGCCCTGGGTCACCGGGAGTTCTCGATGACCAAACTCTACCGCAGCGCATAG
- a CDS encoding SDR family NAD(P)-dependent oxidoreductase, which produces MNGLFDVSGKVACVTGASSGLGRRAATVLAQAGARVVGVARRAADLEAWRAEAGTDTACVSADLSDRAQLSEVAAQIAAPFGPPQILVHAAGINTRQVADAVTPEGWDITMTLNLTVPFFLSQAFVPAMRDQGWGRIITFASLQSERAFPGGIAYGASKGGISQLTRAMAEAWSSDGINANAIGPGFFPTELTAAVFGDEDRAARNAAQTCIGRNGNLDDIDGPLLFLSSDASRFVTGQVLMVDGGFTAK; this is translated from the coding sequence ATGAACGGGTTGTTCGATGTTTCTGGAAAGGTGGCCTGCGTGACCGGGGCAAGCTCCGGTCTCGGCCGCCGCGCGGCGACCGTGCTGGCGCAGGCCGGCGCGCGCGTTGTCGGCGTGGCGCGCCGCGCCGCGGATCTGGAGGCCTGGCGCGCCGAAGCGGGCACAGACACCGCCTGTGTGTCCGCAGATCTGAGCGACCGGGCACAGCTTTCAGAGGTGGCCGCGCAGATCGCGGCCCCCTTCGGACCGCCGCAGATCCTGGTGCATGCCGCCGGCATCAACACGCGCCAGGTGGCCGACGCAGTGACGCCGGAAGGCTGGGACATCACCATGACCTTGAACCTGACGGTCCCGTTTTTTCTCAGTCAGGCCTTCGTGCCGGCGATGCGGGACCAGGGCTGGGGCCGTATCATCACCTTTGCCTCGCTCCAGAGCGAGCGCGCCTTTCCGGGCGGGATCGCCTATGGCGCGTCGAAGGGCGGGATCAGCCAGCTGACCCGGGCCATGGCGGAAGCCTGGTCCAGCGACGGCATCAACGCCAACGCCATCGGGCCGGGCTTCTTTCCAACGGAACTGACTGCTGCGGTCTTTGGCGATGAAGACCGGGCGGCGCGCAACGCGGCCCAGACCTGTATCGGCCGCAACGGCAATCTTGACGACATCGACGGACCGCTGCTTTTCCTGAGTTCCGATGCCTCGCGCTTTGTCACCGGGCAGGTGCTGATGGTCGATGGAGGGTTCACCGCAAAATGA
- a CDS encoding DMT family transporter — protein sequence MSSEFKGIVLRIGATAFFTLMVVFIKFLADTVPVGQVVFYRSAFALIPLVLYLMLTREFPSGLRTKRPGSHVLRCLLGCMAMFASFASLKFLPLSHASIIGYLAPVLAVALAAVLLREVVSNARWFGVIFGLIGVLILVLPSATAAEVDRAYLIGVGLAFAMAVLTAGAKIQIRSLALTENAGAIAFYFALTCTVAGLATIGFGWVTPTWEQLGLLICTGLAGGVAHILMTVSYQHSDVSKLAAFEYLSLIFAVLADALFFDILPEPVFYLSAALIIGATLIVALKDTRRKEQTA from the coding sequence ATGAGCTCGGAATTCAAGGGCATTGTCCTGCGCATCGGAGCCACGGCGTTTTTCACGCTGATGGTTGTTTTCATCAAGTTTCTTGCCGACACCGTTCCGGTCGGACAGGTCGTCTTCTATCGCAGTGCCTTTGCGCTTATTCCGCTGGTGCTCTACCTGATGCTTACCAGGGAGTTTCCCTCCGGCCTGCGCACCAAACGGCCAGGTAGCCACGTCCTGAGGTGCCTTCTTGGCTGTATGGCCATGTTTGCAAGTTTCGCATCTCTGAAATTCCTGCCGCTTTCCCACGCGTCCATCATCGGCTATCTGGCGCCGGTTTTGGCCGTGGCCCTGGCGGCTGTCCTCTTGCGGGAAGTCGTCAGCAACGCCCGCTGGTTCGGGGTCATCTTCGGTCTGATCGGCGTTCTGATATTGGTCCTCCCAAGCGCGACGGCGGCAGAGGTCGACCGGGCCTATCTCATCGGCGTCGGGCTGGCGTTTGCCATGGCTGTCCTGACCGCAGGTGCCAAGATCCAGATCCGAAGCCTGGCGCTGACAGAAAACGCCGGTGCCATTGCCTTCTATTTCGCGCTCACCTGCACCGTTGCCGGGTTGGCAACGATCGGCTTTGGCTGGGTGACACCGACCTGGGAACAATTGGGCCTTCTGATCTGCACCGGTCTTGCCGGTGGTGTCGCTCATATCCTGATGACGGTGAGCTACCAGCACAGCGACGTCTCCAAACTGGCTGCCTTCGAATATCTGTCCCTGATCTTCGCAGTCCTCGCGGACGCTCTTTTCTTCGACATTCTGCCCGAACCGGTCTTTTACCTCTCTGCCGCTCTGATCATCGGCGCAACGCTGATCGTTGCCCTGAAGGACACGCGCCGGAAGGAGCAGACTGCCTGA
- a CDS encoding TRAP transporter large permease, with the protein MLWQQLQQQTVELGWEFYGPVLIFVLLVALAVPVWAAIGAAAIAMLMISGALPLSLVGESLFHGIDHFALTAVPLFILTGDVLVRTGLSRKFLDVAEALTCWAKGGFGSATVLVCGMFSAISGSDAAGAAAVGRMTIERLVESGYPRPYACALVAAGACTGILIPPSIAYIIIGLVLGISASTLFLAAVIPGLAILISILVTNIVMNRIYAYEGGGLMTVGEWAANLGQALKSGWYAFIVPGIIFYGIFSGRLTPTEAGAVAVVVTIGMGFILGTLKLSDFPAMLVSSAKVNGVIVPIIAFSLPLAQALAILGVPQGFVYALTSITEEPAILILLMILILIAAGCVMETTPNIVILAPILKPLADNIGMNEIQFCIMMITALGVGFITPPLGLNLFVVSGLTGESILKIAARAVPFVFFMLLVTLLIAYVPAISTTLLPEIYK; encoded by the coding sequence ATGCTCTGGCAACAATTGCAACAACAGACAGTCGAACTCGGTTGGGAGTTCTACGGTCCTGTCCTGATCTTCGTCCTGCTCGTGGCGCTGGCCGTTCCGGTCTGGGCCGCCATCGGTGCGGCTGCCATCGCCATGCTGATGATTTCCGGCGCCCTGCCGCTGTCGCTGGTCGGTGAAAGCCTCTTTCACGGGATCGACCACTTCGCGCTGACCGCGGTGCCGCTGTTCATCCTGACCGGGGACGTTCTTGTGCGGACCGGTCTCAGCCGCAAGTTCCTGGATGTCGCCGAAGCGCTGACCTGCTGGGCGAAAGGCGGCTTCGGGTCGGCCACCGTCCTGGTCTGCGGCATGTTCTCCGCCATTTCCGGGTCCGATGCGGCAGGCGCTGCAGCGGTCGGTCGCATGACCATCGAGCGGCTCGTGGAAAGCGGCTATCCGCGTCCCTATGCCTGTGCGCTGGTCGCCGCCGGGGCCTGTACCGGCATCCTGATCCCGCCATCGATCGCCTATATCATCATCGGCCTCGTGCTTGGTATTTCCGCCTCGACCTTGTTCCTGGCCGCCGTGATCCCGGGGCTTGCGATCCTCATCTCGATCCTGGTGACCAACATCGTCATGAACCGGATCTATGCCTATGAGGGCGGCGGGCTGATGACGGTCGGCGAATGGGCGGCCAATCTCGGCCAGGCGCTGAAGTCCGGCTGGTATGCCTTTATCGTGCCCGGCATCATCTTTTACGGCATCTTTTCCGGTCGCCTGACACCGACCGAAGCCGGCGCGGTGGCCGTGGTGGTCACGATCGGCATGGGCTTCATCCTGGGGACACTGAAACTCTCGGATTTCCCGGCCATGCTGGTCAGCTCGGCCAAGGTGAACGGCGTCATCGTTCCGATCATTGCCTTCTCCCTGCCGCTGGCGCAGGCGCTGGCGATCCTCGGTGTGCCGCAAGGCTTCGTCTATGCTCTGACCTCGATCACCGAGGAACCGGCGATCCTGATCCTCCTGATGATCCTGATTCTGATTGCGGCCGGCTGCGTCATGGAGACCACGCCGAATATCGTGATCCTGGCGCCGATCCTGAAGCCGCTGGCCGACAATATCGGCATGAACGAAATCCAGTTCTGCATCATGATGATCACCGCGCTGGGCGTCGGGTTCATCACGCCGCCGCTGGGTCTCAACCTCTTCGTCGTGTCGGGACTGACCGGGGAGTCGATCCTGAAGATCGCCGCCCGCGCCGTTCCGTTCGTCTTTTTCATGCTCCTCGTGACGTTGCTGATCGCCTATGTGCCGGCGATCTCCACAACGCTGCTTCCCGAGATTTACAAGTAG
- a CDS encoding TRAP transporter substrate-binding protein, giving the protein MKKTEDLASRERRNFLKLASAGGFTAAVVAGAAGTLWSDEAVAQTAQEEREREKAAAHTMTLATAYILGASRSYPIMQLDLKENIQNATNGKVYVKLAPGGQLGAGGALAQAVQGGTIQAAQHSLSNFAPFASAVDLINMPYFCGSNQRFTNLVTSDAWKKEVHPKIEASGFKALFYVVIDPRVVAVRKGGNKVITPADLDGVKFRVPGSAMLQQYYRMVGANPTPVAWGETPSAIKQGVADALDPSVGALYVFGFKDILSHVTFTQAVPDSQVYSMNLEWFNSLPADVQEGIEFAGEITAQQNLAKVPAARSYAMSELVKSGVEFHSLTEDQLAEWKAAGGYQREEWDQFKVELAGSMDAFGRLEEAANTMGRYYVHDA; this is encoded by the coding sequence ATGAAGAAGACAGAAGACCTCGCGTCGCGTGAGCGCCGTAATTTCTTGAAGCTGGCCAGTGCCGGTGGCTTTACCGCGGCCGTGGTCGCTGGCGCCGCCGGGACCTTGTGGTCGGATGAAGCTGTCGCGCAGACCGCGCAGGAAGAAAGAGAGCGCGAAAAGGCAGCCGCGCACACCATGACACTTGCGACCGCCTATATTCTCGGCGCCTCGCGCAGCTATCCCATCATGCAGCTGGACCTGAAGGAAAACATCCAGAACGCGACCAACGGCAAGGTCTATGTGAAGCTTGCGCCGGGCGGTCAGCTTGGTGCGGGCGGGGCTCTGGCCCAGGCTGTCCAGGGCGGCACCATCCAGGCAGCCCAGCATTCCCTTTCGAACTTCGCCCCCTTTGCTTCGGCTGTCGATCTGATCAACATGCCGTATTTCTGCGGTTCCAATCAGCGGTTCACCAATCTGGTGACCTCGGACGCCTGGAAAAAGGAAGTCCATCCGAAGATCGAGGCTTCGGGCTTCAAGGCGCTGTTCTATGTGGTGATCGACCCGCGCGTGGTCGCGGTGCGCAAGGGTGGCAACAAGGTGATCACGCCGGCCGATCTCGACGGCGTCAAGTTCCGCGTGCCCGGCTCAGCCATGCTGCAGCAATATTACCGCATGGTCGGCGCCAACCCGACGCCGGTCGCCTGGGGCGAGACGCCTTCTGCCATCAAGCAGGGCGTTGCCGATGCACTCGACCCGTCCGTCGGCGCGCTTTACGTCTTCGGATTCAAGGACATCCTGAGCCACGTCACCTTCACCCAGGCGGTGCCGGACAGCCAGGTCTATTCCATGAACCTGGAGTGGTTTAACTCCCTGCCGGCCGACGTTCAGGAAGGCATCGAGTTTGCGGGTGAAATCACCGCTCAGCAGAACCTTGCCAAGGTGCCGGCCGCGCGTTCCTACGCCATGTCCGAACTGGTCAAGTCCGGTGTGGAATTCCATTCGCTGACGGAAGACCAGCTGGCCGAATGGAAAGCCGCCGGTGGCTATCAGCGCGAGGAGTGGGACCAGTTCAAGGTTGAACTGGCCGGATCCATGGACGCCTTCGGACGCCTGGAAGAAGCTGCCAACACGATGGGCCGCTACTACGTCCACGACGCGTAA